The genome window GCGGCAATCCCACCATCGCAATCTTCACGGCCACAATCTCACGGATCAGTTGCGGGCTCAGGCCCGTAAATTCCCGCAGCGGCACCGCGACATTTTCCGCCAGTGTGAACGAACTGAACAACGCCCCTTGCTGGAACATCACCCCAAACCGCCGATGGATCTGGCGACCGTCGTATTCTTCCAGCGCCCGACTGTCTAAGCCGAACAGGCGGATCGACCCGGACGAGGGCGTGAGCAGCCCGACGATTTCACGCAACAGCGTCGATTTCCCGCACCCGTTGCCGCCCGCAATCGCAAAGACTTCGCCGCGCCGGACCGAAAGGCTCACATCCGCGTGCACCACGGCCTGGCCGAACCGAGTCGCCACATGACTGACCTCGATAATCGGCGCGCTGATGTCGTCGGAACCGGCCCGTGACTCGGCGCCACTCAGTCCCCTAGTTCCCATCTTCGCTATACTCCCGCGCCAGCGAGAACGGCGGGGAAAGCGCGCCAAAAGCGACATGGGAGACCAGATCCATCAGTCCCGCGACTCACGCCTGTCCCGCCTGTCTCGCGCATCACAAATCCCACCAGTTCAGCAAAATACTACAAATCGCGTCGAACACAATGACCAGGAAAATGCTCTGCACCACACTGATGGTCGTATGACGGCCGACATCGTCCACCCCGCCGCGAATCTGGAATCCCTGGTAGCATCCGACCAGCGCAATGATGATGGCGAAGAAAGGCGCCTTGGCGATTCCGATGAAAAAGTGCCGGACTGCGACCGCGTCTTCAAAGCGCGAAACAAACTCCGTAAAGCCGACATTCAACTGGCTCGAAGCGATCAACATTCCCCCAAAGACTCCGAGCACATCCGCGTATACCGTCAGCAACGGCAAGGCGACGACTAACGCCAGCGCCCGCGGAAGGACGAGCAGCGCCATCGGCGAGATGCCCAGCGTCCGCACGGCATCCAGCTCTTCCGTCACCTTCATGGTGCCGATCTCGGCCGCATAGGCCGATCCCGACCGGCCTGCAATGAGAATGGCCACGATCAAGGGTGAGAT of Nitrospira sp. contains these proteins:
- a CDS encoding ATP-binding cassette domain-containing protein gives rise to the protein MGTRGLSGAESRAGSDDISAPIIEVSHVATRFGQAVVHADVSLSVRRGEVFAIAGGNGCGKSTLLREIVGLLTPSSGSIRLFGLDSRALEEYDGRQIHRRFGVMFQQGALFSSFTLAENVAVPLREFTGLSPQLIREIVAVKIAMVGLPPDSATKFPSELSGGMRRRAALARAIVMDPELLFLDEPTAGLDPIIAAGFDDLVLSLKRLLGLTVVMVTHDLDSLWRIADRVAVLGNGKVLGVGTMQELSQSDDPVIREYFQGPRGRAAQEQAAWNQQGRRT